In Marinicauda algicola, one DNA window encodes the following:
- a CDS encoding radical SAM protein — MIDPDTLHLHFARCVIVQVTATCPLACAHCIVSSSPERREELDTPALLGLIGEIAASGRTAMVVLSGGEPFLKLDRLAAALERIAELGMSAGVVTSAHWAVSKARAGEILDRLPRAALADFCISADRHHLEFMSLEPVRHALEAARDRGIASSLFVCLDSDRDDFLQTLHGALGAELMERVRVRVTPTHRSGRGARHRALAGVGEPARFEDLPDEPCHGPATPAVTPTGEVMACCGDTMSDPQNWPALRLGRTGEPGFAQHVEQADSDPLLQALRLRGPKHLARLAVDAGVLEPAGKRFDRRNICEVCRWVMSEPDAVAAVRDALSAPGCAEALQAERLLAFGEVTPEPEPAE, encoded by the coding sequence ATGATCGATCCCGATACGCTCCATCTCCATTTCGCCCGCTGTGTCATAGTACAGGTGACGGCGACCTGCCCGCTCGCCTGCGCGCACTGCATCGTCTCCTCCTCGCCGGAGCGGCGCGAGGAACTTGACACCCCGGCCCTGCTGGGCCTGATCGGCGAGATCGCCGCGAGCGGGCGTACCGCCATGGTGGTTCTCAGTGGCGGAGAGCCCTTTCTCAAGCTCGACCGGCTGGCCGCGGCGCTGGAGCGCATCGCGGAGCTGGGCATGAGTGCCGGCGTCGTGACGAGCGCGCACTGGGCGGTGTCGAAGGCGCGCGCGGGCGAGATACTCGACCGGCTGCCGCGTGCAGCCCTCGCCGATTTCTGCATCAGTGCCGACCGGCACCATCTGGAATTCATGTCCCTTGAGCCGGTGCGCCACGCGCTCGAGGCCGCGCGCGACCGCGGCATCGCCTCCAGCCTCTTCGTATGCCTCGACTCCGATCGTGACGATTTCCTGCAGACTCTCCATGGTGCGCTGGGCGCGGAGCTGATGGAGCGCGTGCGCGTGCGCGTGACGCCGACCCATCGCAGCGGACGAGGCGCTCGCCATCGGGCGCTGGCCGGCGTCGGCGAGCCCGCCCGGTTCGAGGATCTGCCCGATGAGCCCTGTCACGGCCCGGCAACCCCCGCGGTGACACCGACCGGCGAGGTGATGGCCTGTTGCGGCGACACGATGTCCGATCCGCAAAACTGGCCGGCCCTGCGGCTGGGCAGAACCGGCGAGCCCGGCTTCGCGCAGCATGTGGAGCAAGCCGATAGCGACCCGCTGCTTCAGGCCCTGCGCCTGCGGGGGCCCAAGCATCTCGCACGCCTGGCCGTCGACGCCGGGGTGCTCGAGCCCGCCGGCAAGCGATTCGACCGGCGCAATATCTGCGAGGTCTGCCGCTGGGTGATGAGCGAGCCGGATGCGGTGGCCGCGGTGCGCGACGCGCTGAGCGCACCGGGATGTGCCGAAGCGTTGCAGGCCGAACGGCTGCTCGCGTTCGGCGAGGTCACTCCCGAACCGGAGCCGGCCGAATGA